In Pirellula sp. SH-Sr6A, the DNA window AGACGAGATTGTCGCATTGATTCGGCAGTGGGGAAAGTGCCTTGCAGTCTTAATCGCGATGGAGACTGCGACGGAGAAGATACTCAGCAAGGCCGGGGGCAAACGCGAAAAGGCCGATCACAATTCTCGCCTTCCAAGGAACGATGAGTTCACGTTCTCGCTTCGCTGCCGCCACCAGAATACGTTGACTGAGCCAAACCGGGTCAATACGTCGGAGTTTAGCGCCGCCCCCGGGTTTGCTCGCTCCCTTTTGTTGGATTCCACGCTGAGCGAGCAATGCGTCGTAACGATGATCGCTGTCGTCTCTCGCAATCGGACCGGGTGCGACCAAGAGGACGTGCACTCCCCTCTCCTTCAGCTCCATCCGCCATTGCCTGGTAAGGGCCGTCCATGCGAATTTGGTCACGCAATAACCTCCCATGTTGGGTGTGCCGATCAACCCGGCCAACGATCCGATGTTGACGATACAGCCTTGGTTTTGAGTCACAGGCACAAGGCAGCTTTTCGTCACCGACCAACCGACCAGGACATTGGTGTTGAATTGATTTAGCAAATCCTCTCGCGTCAGCTGATCAAGCATTCCGCGGTCGGAGACGCCGATCGCATTGACCAACAGATCCACACCAGATCGCTCCAGTCTTTCTCGAAACCCACTTTGAAGATCGATCTCCGCCGCATCGCATGCGAAGGAATCGACAGTCATCGCGCCTGCTTGTAGCAATCGATCGCGCTGCAGTCTCAGGTTATCCGCATCCCTTCCAATCAGTACCAAATGCGATTGCTGCCGCGCGAGTTCCATCGCCAGATGCAATCCTAAACCGCGCGAGCCTCCACTAATGACCGCTGTTTTGCCAGTCCAAAATTCCGACATCAGTCGATCCTCTGCACATCTTTGGGAACGCTCGTTGCAGTGGGATGCACCGCAGTGGGATGCACCGGATCGAGCGACTGCGAGTTCCAATCCAACCTAGGCCGTATCATCGGGCCGGCCCAGCTGCCTGCATATTCCTTTCGCATCGCCCCCGTATCGTGGACGACGAATGAAAGGACAGAATCTAGTTCGATTTCGGTATCGCCGGGTTTTTCACCGAGTGCCAATGAAATGAAATAGCGATTGTCGTTCAAGAAATTCGAGGGGAGAGTGCAGACAGAACGATAGATGCCTCTTGGTAGAGGTCTGCCGAAGAGTGGATCGGGTCTTTGGCACATACTCGGAGCATTCGCGGTCCAAAGGATGTTAACCGCAGTCTCGTCTTTCAATCGGAGCGAGACCGTTACCATCGCATCTTCTTGAAGGACCTCGAATTCAACCGAAATACAAATCGGCCTATCGATATCTACTTCCGAAGCAGCATCCGAGGCACCCGTCCCGCTTCGAATGGCAACCGATCGCAGTAAAAGTCTGGACGACTGCGGCGCATCGCCCCGGTCCCAGCGCTTTTCCCCTGATGTCCCCACCGAGCTCTTCAAGTACTCTTCGATGACGGAATCGGGACGGCTATCCATCACGAGCTTTCCGTCGCGAAGGTAGACGGCTCGTGTGCATAGGTTGGCAACGGAGGCGAGGTTGTGGGAAACAAGCAGTACAGTGCGCCCCTGTTCGCCTAACTCTTTCGCTTTGAGGACGCACTTTTGTTGAAACGCGTGGTCTCCCACCGCCAGGACTTCATCGACAATGAGGACATCCGGTTCGAGATAAGCAGCGACTGAAAAGGCCAAGCGCACCGCCATGCCGCTGGAGTACCGTTTGACGGGAGTGTCCAAAAACTCTCCGATTTCAGAGAAGTCCACGATGGCATCAAACCGCGCTTTGATATCCCGCCGGGACATTCCCAAAATGGATCCGTTCAGATAGACATTCTCACGGCCTGTCAGCTCAGGATGGAAGCCGGTGCCGACTTCGAGCAAACTCCCGATCCGCCCCCGAACTCCGACACGACCGGTGGTAGGAGTAATGATCCGCGCCAGCAGCTTGAGCAAGGTGCTTTTCCCCGCCCCATTTCTCCCGACGATTCCCAGAATCTCCCCTTGCCCAACCTCCAAATCGAGACCTTCGAGCGCCCAGAACCAACCGTCTCGAATCTGGCCGTTTCGTGACGAGGCAGAAGGGATCGTCGGCGATGGTCCTCG includes these proteins:
- a CDS encoding SDR family NAD(P)-dependent oxidoreductase, with the protein product MSEFWTGKTAVISGGSRGLGLHLAMELARQQSHLVLIGRDADNLRLQRDRLLQAGAMTVDSFACDAAEIDLQSGFRERLERSGVDLLVNAIGVSDRGMLDQLTREDLLNQFNTNVLVGWSVTKSCLVPVTQNQGCIVNIGSLAGLIGTPNMGGYCVTKFAWTALTRQWRMELKERGVHVLLVAPGPIARDDSDHRYDALLAQRGIQQKGASKPGGGAKLRRIDPVWLSQRILVAAAKRERELIVPWKARIVIGLFAFAPGLAEYLLRRSLHRD
- a CDS encoding ABC transporter ATP-binding protein, encoding MRTVHLDGVSKRFRLGASNEYGRLTEVFASAIRRWASRGPSPTIPSASSRNGQIRDGWFWALEGLDLEVGQGEILGIVGRNGAGKSTLLKLLARIITPTTGRVGVRGRIGSLLEVGTGFHPELTGRENVYLNGSILGMSRRDIKARFDAIVDFSEIGEFLDTPVKRYSSGMAVRLAFSVAAYLEPDVLIVDEVLAVGDHAFQQKCVLKAKELGEQGRTVLLVSHNLASVANLCTRAVYLRDGKLVMDSRPDSVIEEYLKSSVGTSGEKRWDRGDAPQSSRLLLRSVAIRSGTGASDAASEVDIDRPICISVEFEVLQEDAMVTVSLRLKDETAVNILWTANAPSMCQRPDPLFGRPLPRGIYRSVCTLPSNFLNDNRYFISLALGEKPGDTEIELDSVLSFVVHDTGAMRKEYAGSWAGPMIRPRLDWNSQSLDPVHPTAVHPTATSVPKDVQRID